A single region of the Kocuria rosea genome encodes:
- a CDS encoding CAP domain-containing protein: MNTAKHRAPARPRTTGRLALTAAALALAVPATGMLAAAPAAAATSDIVNVSTSTRSADTQRLLDLINAHRKAKGLAPVKYSATLSKIGQEQSTRLVREEVIDHTDDFWKDERAGNWNAVGEIHSVSWQGTVTELMNWWKGSKAHNKVLTDPRMTVIGIGLTYVDGQLSGNKQGWKLVGTVNSYGYAAGQAPADTRSTVGTVAAPKPPTAPITSAGYTVRGGIGNQYRALGGAAVFGAPTMNERGGLVGGGALQSFARSTTFYWSAPTGAWPVRFNSAIGQKFAAAGHERGYGYPSSPERGGLTGGGAYQVFRSGATVHKVLWSPRTGAKAVKENSAIGQRWKSAGYERGYGYPSTDEYRYGSEVRQRFSNGYTVHWSSITKRTWVTR, encoded by the coding sequence ATGAACACCGCCAAGCACCGCGCCCCCGCGCGCCCCCGCACCACCGGCCGCCTGGCGCTCACCGCGGCGGCCCTCGCCCTGGCGGTCCCCGCCACCGGGATGCTCGCGGCGGCCCCCGCCGCCGCGGCGACCTCGGACATCGTCAACGTCTCCACGAGCACCCGCTCGGCCGACACCCAGCGGCTGCTGGACCTGATCAACGCCCACCGCAAGGCCAAGGGCCTCGCCCCGGTCAAGTACTCGGCCACGCTCTCCAAGATCGGCCAGGAGCAGTCCACCCGCCTGGTCCGCGAGGAGGTCATCGACCACACCGACGACTTCTGGAAGGACGAGCGCGCCGGGAACTGGAACGCCGTCGGCGAGATCCACTCCGTGTCCTGGCAGGGCACCGTCACCGAGCTCATGAACTGGTGGAAGGGCTCGAAGGCGCACAACAAGGTGCTGACCGACCCGAGGATGACGGTCATCGGCATCGGCCTGACCTACGTGGACGGGCAGCTGTCCGGGAACAAGCAGGGCTGGAAGCTGGTCGGCACCGTGAACTCCTACGGCTACGCCGCCGGCCAGGCCCCCGCGGACACCCGCTCCACGGTGGGCACGGTCGCGGCGCCCAAGCCCCCCACCGCCCCGATCACCTCCGCCGGGTACACGGTGCGCGGCGGGATCGGCAACCAGTACCGCGCGCTGGGCGGGGCCGCCGTGTTCGGCGCCCCCACCATGAACGAGCGCGGCGGCCTGGTGGGCGGCGGCGCCCTGCAGAGCTTCGCCAGGAGCACCACCTTCTACTGGAGCGCCCCCACCGGCGCCTGGCCGGTGCGCTTCAACAGCGCCATCGGCCAGAAGTTCGCCGCCGCCGGGCACGAGCGCGGCTACGGCTACCCCAGCAGCCCGGAGCGCGGCGGACTCACCGGCGGCGGCGCCTACCAGGTGTTCCGCAGCGGGGCCACCGTGCACAAGGTCCTCTGGAGCCCCCGGACCGGTGCGAAGGCCGTGAAGGAGAACAGCGCGATCGGCCAGCGCTGGAAGTCCGCCGGCTACGAGCGGGGCTACGGCTACCCGAGCACCGACGAGTACCGGTACGGCTCCGAGGTGCGCCAGCGGTTCTCGAACGGCTACACCGTGCACTGGTCCTCGATCACGAAGCGGACCTGGGTCACCCGCTGA
- a CDS encoding low molecular weight phosphatase family protein — MAPTRILTVCTGNVCRSPMAAVELDHGLNEISPGGFEVTSAGMHALVDEGFEHRVGRLAQDRGLEAAAAHRARQVTPDVLKDTDLVLVMAREHTQPVLQQSPRLLKKVFTLREFARILQYLSTDPELDRAVPADRAERWAWLVQQAPRLRQRVPVRHPERNDVIDPYRQEDAVLQQMADELFEATDAILAFERRYAERAPVAE; from the coding sequence ATGGCCCCCACGCGCATCCTGACGGTCTGCACGGGCAACGTGTGCCGCTCGCCCATGGCGGCGGTCGAGCTCGACCACGGCCTCAACGAGATCTCGCCCGGCGGCTTCGAGGTGACGAGCGCCGGGATGCACGCGCTGGTGGACGAGGGCTTCGAGCACCGGGTGGGCAGGCTGGCCCAGGACCGCGGCCTGGAGGCCGCCGCCGCGCACCGGGCCCGGCAGGTCACCCCGGACGTGCTCAAGGACACCGACCTGGTGCTCGTGATGGCCCGGGAGCACACCCAGCCGGTGCTCCAGCAGTCACCGCGGCTGCTGAAGAAGGTCTTCACCCTGCGGGAGTTCGCCCGGATCCTGCAGTACCTCTCCACCGACCCGGAGCTCGACCGCGCCGTGCCGGCCGACCGCGCCGAGCGCTGGGCCTGGCTGGTCCAGCAGGCGCCGCGCTTGCGGCAGCGGGTGCCGGTGCGCCACCCCGAGCGCAACGACGTGATCGACCCCTACCGCCAGGAGGACGCGGTGCTCCAGCAGATGGCGGACGAGCTGTTCGAGGCCACGGACGCGATCCTTGCCTTCGAGCGCCGCTACGCCGAGCGCGCGCCGGTGGCAGAGTAG
- a CDS encoding M28 family metallopeptidase, with protein sequence MTALRFDLGKTPGNDDVSRAAAPDALRALTAAAADAGAVWTRLGDTLLVTGAPAQLERTAAGRAPADRLEVPAARLHLVIQNGRQFQQAHPEVPVLLDRGRYLVIDLDPAEAGRIVEPSERHLPCFGVRPLPANTVVFEQRPPAPARARAVAEPRAAAVSRDAFEADLRTLAALRTRHSTSPEFRTALDWAAGVLSGLGFATRTQTVVLHGGSTHNLVAERPGAGGDGRAVLVTAHLDSINVRDGAAAPAPGADDNGSGAAGVLAVARALRDHPGARDLRLILFGGEEQGLFGSRHYVAELDQQARERIRAVVNMDMIACRNTPAPTVLLEGAAASQAVLEELAAAAQAHTGLTVQTSLMPFNSDHVPFLDAGIPAVLTIEGADGANDRIHTAGDTLEHIDHDLALEILRMNVAYLLQALGPA encoded by the coding sequence ATGACGGCCCTCCGCTTCGACCTGGGGAAGACGCCGGGGAACGACGACGTGTCCCGCGCCGCGGCGCCGGACGCGCTGCGGGCCCTGACCGCCGCGGCCGCGGACGCCGGCGCCGTCTGGACGCGGCTCGGCGACACGCTCCTGGTGACCGGGGCGCCGGCCCAGCTGGAGCGGACGGCCGCCGGTCGCGCCCCCGCGGACCGGCTCGAGGTCCCCGCCGCCCGCCTGCACCTGGTGATCCAGAACGGCCGCCAGTTCCAGCAGGCCCACCCCGAGGTCCCGGTCCTGCTCGACCGGGGACGCTACCTTGTCATCGACCTCGATCCCGCCGAGGCCGGGAGGATCGTCGAGCCGTCCGAGCGGCACCTGCCGTGCTTCGGCGTCCGCCCCCTGCCGGCGAACACCGTGGTGTTCGAGCAGCGGCCACCGGCACCGGCACGGGCGCGGGCCGTGGCGGAGCCGCGCGCAGCCGCCGTGTCCCGGGACGCGTTCGAGGCGGACCTGCGCACGCTCGCCGCGCTCCGGACGCGGCACTCGACGAGCCCGGAGTTCCGCACCGCGCTCGACTGGGCCGCCGGCGTGCTGAGCGGACTGGGCTTCGCGACCCGGACCCAGACGGTGGTGCTCCACGGCGGCAGCACCCATAACCTCGTCGCCGAGCGGCCGGGCGCCGGCGGCGACGGCCGCGCGGTGCTCGTCACCGCCCACCTCGACTCGATCAACGTCCGGGACGGCGCCGCCGCCCCCGCCCCGGGCGCGGACGACAACGGCTCGGGCGCCGCGGGGGTGCTCGCCGTCGCCCGGGCCCTGCGGGACCATCCCGGCGCCCGCGATCTGCGCCTGATCCTGTTCGGGGGCGAGGAGCAGGGACTGTTCGGCAGCCGCCACTACGTCGCGGAGCTGGACCAGCAGGCCCGCGAGCGCATCCGCGCGGTGGTCAACATGGACATGATCGCGTGCCGGAACACGCCCGCGCCCACGGTGCTGCTCGAGGGCGCCGCCGCGTCCCAGGCCGTGCTGGAGGAGCTGGCCGCCGCGGCGCAGGCGCACACCGGCCTGACCGTGCAGACCAGCCTGATGCCCTTCAACAGCGATCACGTGCCGTTCCTCGACGCAGGCATTCCCGCCGTGCTCACGATCGAGGGGGCCGACGGCGCCAACGACCGCATCCACACCGCCGGCGACACCCTGGAGCACATCGACCACGACCTCGCCCTCGAGATCCTGCGGATGAACGTCGCCTACCTCCTCCAGGCCCTCGGCCCTGCCTGA
- a CDS encoding ATP-binding cassette domain-containing protein, which translates to MSTPPSQDPHSPASSSARPSAPHVADRHDLIRVQGARENNLRDISVELPKRRLTVFTGISGSGKSSLVFGTIAAESQRLINETYSTFVQGFMPTQARPDVDVLDGLTTAIIVDQERMGANVRSTVGTATDADAMLRILFSRLGQPHIGTAKAFSFNVASISGAGAVTMERGGKTVKERRSFSITGGMCPRCEGMGQVNDFDLSQLYDDSKSLNEGALTIPGYSADGWYGRIFGGSGFLDPDKPIRDYTETELHDLLHREPTKIKVDNINLTYEGLIPRMQKSFLSKDVAALQPHIRAFVERAVTFTACPECGGTRLSAAARSSKIRGISIADACAMQISDLAAWVRGLDEPSVAPLLTALGETLDSFVEIGLGYLSLSRSSGTLSGGEAQRTKMIRHLGSSLTDVTYVFDEPTIGLHPHDIQRMNQLLLRLRDKGNTVLVVEHKPETIAIADHVVDLGPGAGTAGGTVCYEGTVAGLRAGDTLTGRHLDDRAALKPTVRTPTGVLEVRGADTHNLRSVDVDIPLGVLTVLTGVAGSGKSSLITGSVLGREDVVSIDQGAIRGSRRSNPATYTGLLDPIRKAFAKANGVKPALFSANSEGACPACNGAGVIYTDLVMMAGVATTCEECEGRRFQAAVLEYTLGGRNIADVLAMPVEEAEAFFGAGDARTPAAHAILHRLADVGLGYLSLGQPLTTLSGGERQRLKLATHLGKKGGVYVLDEPTTGLHLADVQQLLGLLDRLVDSGKSVIVIEHHQAVMAHADRIIDLGPGAGHDGGRIVFEGTPAELVAARSTLTGEHLAAYVGA; encoded by the coding sequence ATGAGCACACCCCCGAGCCAGGACCCGCACTCCCCTGCATCGTCCTCTGCGCGGCCTTCCGCGCCGCACGTGGCCGACCGCCACGACCTGATCCGCGTCCAGGGTGCGCGCGAGAACAACCTCCGGGACATCAGCGTGGAGCTCCCCAAGCGCCGGCTCACCGTGTTCACCGGGATCTCCGGGTCCGGCAAGAGCTCGCTGGTGTTCGGCACGATCGCCGCGGAGTCGCAGCGGCTGATCAACGAGACCTACAGCACCTTCGTGCAGGGCTTCATGCCCACCCAGGCCCGGCCCGACGTCGACGTCCTCGACGGGCTCACCACCGCGATCATCGTGGACCAGGAGCGGATGGGCGCCAACGTCCGCTCCACCGTGGGCACCGCCACCGACGCGGACGCGATGCTGCGGATCCTCTTCAGCCGGCTCGGGCAGCCGCACATCGGCACGGCCAAGGCGTTCTCCTTCAACGTCGCCTCGATCAGCGGCGCCGGCGCGGTGACCATGGAGCGCGGCGGGAAGACCGTCAAGGAGCGGCGCAGCTTCTCCATCACCGGCGGCATGTGCCCGCGCTGCGAGGGCATGGGTCAGGTCAACGACTTCGACCTGAGCCAGCTCTACGACGACTCCAAGTCCCTCAACGAGGGCGCGCTGACGATCCCCGGCTACAGTGCGGACGGCTGGTACGGCCGGATCTTCGGCGGCTCCGGGTTCCTCGACCCGGACAAGCCGATCCGCGACTACACCGAGACCGAGCTGCACGACCTGCTCCACCGGGAGCCGACCAAGATCAAGGTCGACAACATCAACCTCACCTACGAGGGCCTGATCCCCCGGATGCAGAAGTCCTTCCTGTCCAAGGACGTGGCCGCGCTGCAGCCGCACATCCGCGCCTTCGTGGAGCGGGCCGTGACGTTCACCGCGTGCCCCGAGTGCGGCGGCACCCGGCTCAGCGCGGCCGCCCGCTCCTCCAAGATCCGGGGCATCAGCATCGCCGACGCCTGCGCGATGCAGATCAGCGACCTCGCCGCGTGGGTGCGCGGCCTGGACGAGCCGTCCGTGGCGCCGCTGCTCACCGCACTCGGCGAGACCCTCGACTCGTTCGTGGAGATCGGGCTCGGCTACCTCTCGCTCAGCCGCTCCTCGGGCACGCTCTCCGGCGGCGAGGCCCAGCGCACCAAGATGATCCGCCACCTCGGCTCCTCGCTCACCGACGTCACCTACGTCTTCGACGAGCCGACCATCGGACTGCACCCGCACGACATCCAGCGGATGAACCAGCTCCTGCTGCGGCTGCGGGACAAGGGCAACACGGTGCTGGTCGTGGAGCACAAGCCGGAGACCATCGCGATCGCCGACCACGTGGTCGACCTCGGCCCCGGCGCCGGCACGGCCGGCGGCACCGTCTGCTACGAAGGCACCGTGGCGGGGCTGCGCGCCGGCGACACCCTCACCGGCCGGCACCTGGACGACCGCGCCGCCCTGAAGCCCACCGTGCGCACCCCCACCGGGGTGCTGGAGGTGCGCGGCGCCGACACCCACAACCTGCGGTCCGTCGACGTCGACATCCCGCTCGGCGTGCTCACGGTGCTGACCGGGGTGGCCGGCTCCGGCAAGAGCTCGCTGATCACCGGCTCGGTCCTCGGACGCGAGGACGTGGTCTCGATCGACCAGGGCGCCATCCGCGGCTCCCGCCGCAGCAACCCGGCCACCTACACGGGCCTGCTGGACCCAATCCGCAAGGCCTTCGCCAAGGCCAACGGGGTGAAGCCCGCGCTGTTCAGCGCCAACTCGGAGGGCGCCTGCCCGGCCTGCAACGGCGCGGGCGTTATCTACACCGACCTGGTGATGATGGCAGGGGTGGCCACCACCTGCGAGGAGTGCGAGGGCAGGCGGTTCCAGGCCGCGGTCCTCGAGTACACCCTGGGCGGGCGCAACATCGCCGACGTGCTCGCCATGCCGGTCGAGGAGGCCGAGGCGTTCTTCGGCGCCGGCGACGCGCGGACCCCGGCCGCCCACGCCATCCTGCACCGGTTGGCGGATGTGGGGCTGGGCTATCTCAGCCTCGGGCAGCCGCTCACCACGCTCTCCGGCGGCGAGCGCCAGCGGCTCAAGCTGGCCACCCACCTGGGCAAGAAGGGCGGCGTCTACGTCCTCGACGAGCCGACCACGGGTCTGCACCTCGCCGACGTGCAGCAGCTGCTCGGCCTGCTCGACCGGCTGGTCGACTCCGGCAAGTCGGTGATCGTGATCGAGCACCACCAGGCGGTCATGGCCCACGCGGACCGGATCATCGACCTCGGCCCCGGCGCCGGTCACGACGGCGGCCGGATCGTCTTCGAGGGCACCCCCGCGGAGCTCGTCGCCGCCCGCTCAACCCTCACGGGCGAACACCTCGCCGCCTACGTGGGCGCCTGA
- a CDS encoding M36 family metallopeptidase, with protein sequence MAADRALPEDFHALYDAGVRNARGTAPPAAPAPGSPGHLRMDAQLGDLEVDYDQATALPNRIARRAPAAGLSGEAGASPEETVQRFVTEHGDLWRLSEADAQGVTIVSVSGRGLRTVQLVQRADGLEVFNSEATAAIGPDGDVMSVAGQFFPGAAQAASARAASTTTGVTTAEEAIAVAAFDLTGVEYPATAFTGTSTASAASAEDAGGTETGDTAGGGYRFYRFTEPAGAEPTDTESAGTELAGAGRPAFEREVRVKDVLFPLGEEQFTPGYYLELWIEGFPAFSYVIDALGEPEVLFRKNLRADAAFTYRVFNTGDALFRPEDGPAPGSPHPTGRPDGFQAPTIPDRLVTLESLLPGAPWLPEGASTTRGNNCIAYADVRAPDGSSSGDVDGRATRARTFDHAYDHARPASDPTNLQASLVGMFFHVNWLHDRWYEAGFDEAAGNAQQVNLTGAGLGGDPILAEGNDFSGTDNANMQTPADGASPRMQMYEFRGVAPLPSRTSNFDALITYHELGHYITNRLVGNATGLANQQGRAMGEGWGDFFAITMTSQATDDFGTGAFPAGGWTDLTPTFTDNYYFSIRRYPYSADLGKNPLTFTHISNGVVLPAGPPRRPHSGGPNSEVHNAGEVWCAALWEVFVNLVAAHGHAEAERRVLEYVVGGLKLTPSMPTFTLARDGIVTAVAALNPGDLGAVWRGFAKRGLGAGAVSPPSTSTSLAGVVESFSTP encoded by the coding sequence ATGGCCGCTGACCGAGCACTCCCGGAGGACTTCCACGCGCTGTACGACGCCGGCGTCCGGAACGCCCGTGGCACCGCGCCGCCGGCTGCTCCGGCTCCTGGGTCGCCGGGCCACCTCCGAATGGACGCGCAGCTCGGCGACCTGGAGGTGGACTACGACCAGGCGACCGCGCTGCCGAACCGCATCGCACGGCGGGCCCCGGCCGCCGGGCTGTCGGGGGAGGCGGGCGCATCGCCGGAGGAGACCGTCCAGCGCTTCGTCACCGAGCACGGCGACCTGTGGCGGCTGTCCGAGGCGGACGCGCAGGGCGTCACCATCGTGTCGGTGAGCGGACGGGGGCTGCGCACGGTGCAGCTCGTGCAGCGGGCCGACGGCCTGGAGGTCTTCAACTCCGAGGCGACGGCGGCCATCGGACCGGACGGCGACGTGATGTCCGTGGCCGGCCAGTTCTTTCCCGGCGCCGCGCAGGCGGCCAGTGCCCGCGCGGCCAGCACCACCACCGGCGTCACCACGGCGGAGGAGGCGATCGCGGTGGCGGCGTTCGACCTGACCGGGGTCGAGTACCCCGCCACGGCCTTCACCGGGACGAGCACGGCGAGCGCGGCGAGCGCCGAGGACGCCGGGGGTACTGAGACCGGCGACACCGCCGGTGGCGGCTACCGGTTCTACCGCTTCACCGAACCGGCCGGCGCCGAGCCGACCGACACCGAATCGGCTGGCACCGAACTGGCCGGCGCCGGGCGGCCGGCGTTCGAGCGGGAGGTCCGGGTGAAGGACGTGCTGTTCCCGCTGGGGGAGGAGCAGTTCACCCCCGGCTACTACCTGGAGCTGTGGATCGAGGGCTTCCCGGCGTTCAGCTACGTGATCGACGCGCTCGGGGAGCCGGAGGTGCTGTTCCGGAAGAACCTGCGGGCGGACGCCGCCTTCACCTACCGGGTGTTCAACACGGGGGACGCCCTGTTCCGCCCCGAGGACGGGCCGGCGCCCGGCTCGCCGCACCCGACCGGGCGCCCGGACGGGTTCCAGGCTCCCACCATCCCCGACCGGCTGGTCACGCTCGAGAGCCTGCTCCCGGGCGCCCCGTGGCTGCCCGAGGGCGCCTCGACCACCCGCGGCAACAACTGCATCGCCTACGCGGACGTCCGGGCCCCGGACGGGAGCAGCTCCGGTGACGTGGACGGCCGGGCCACCAGGGCGCGCACCTTCGACCACGCCTACGACCACGCCCGGCCCGCGAGCGACCCCACCAATCTGCAGGCCAGTCTCGTCGGGATGTTCTTCCACGTGAACTGGCTGCACGACCGCTGGTACGAGGCGGGCTTCGACGAGGCGGCCGGCAACGCCCAGCAGGTGAACCTCACGGGGGCGGGCCTCGGCGGGGACCCGATCCTGGCCGAGGGCAACGACTTCAGCGGCACCGACAACGCCAACATGCAGACCCCGGCCGACGGCGCCAGCCCGCGGATGCAGATGTACGAGTTCCGCGGCGTCGCCCCGCTGCCGTCCCGCACCAGCAACTTCGACGCGCTGATCACCTACCACGAGCTCGGGCACTACATCACCAATCGTCTCGTCGGCAACGCCACCGGGCTGGCCAACCAGCAGGGCCGGGCGATGGGCGAGGGCTGGGGCGACTTCTTCGCGATCACCATGACCTCCCAGGCCACCGATGACTTCGGCACCGGCGCCTTCCCCGCCGGCGGGTGGACCGACCTCACCCCCACCTTCACGGACAACTACTACTTCTCGATCCGGCGCTACCCCTACTCGGCGGACCTGGGCAAGAACCCGCTGACGTTCACGCACATCAGCAACGGGGTGGTGCTCCCGGCCGGACCGCCGCGCCGTCCGCACAGCGGCGGGCCGAACAGCGAGGTGCACAACGCCGGCGAGGTCTGGTGCGCCGCCCTGTGGGAGGTGTTCGTCAACCTCGTCGCCGCCCACGGCCACGCCGAGGCCGAGCGCCGCGTGCTCGAGTACGTGGTCGGCGGGCTCAAGCTCACGCCCAGCATGCCGACCTTCACGCTGGCGCGCGACGGCATCGTCACCGCGGTCGCCGCCCTCAACCCCGGCGACCTCGGCGCGGTGTGGCGCGGTTTCGCCAAGCGCGGCCTGGGCGCCGGCGCCGTGTCCCCGCCCAGCACCTCCACGTCGCTCGCGGGCGTGGTCGAGAGCTTCAGCACGCCGTAG
- a CDS encoding GH25 family lysozyme yields MKAPPRLTLPAALTAAVLAITTLTPVAALEEAATTRSTTLSEERQGNLVSKVVESDGEIVSTLVDATTGEAVLPDPARAGTQPAAGDPHGGAVMGQWAKSESHFEQMAASSARTAEELAGDTDNDGAAAGAADGDTAEEAVAGVASAESLGAAASWAPSGIKGTDVSNWQPSLNWSSLWNQGSRFAYVKTSEGDSIRNSLFQQQYAGAGAVGMHRGGYHFAIPTRDSSGAKQADYFINNGGGWSADGRTLPGLLDVENNPYPSLYGNQCYGFSQSEMVSWIRDFSNRYKARTGRVPAIYTNYYWWQDCTGNTSAFNDHPLHIAAYETTAPRVPSAWSTYDFWQYTDAGFTERIDANVFRGSTAQLQDLVRNRYYKPMGGRAPAGTPTGTPTQVSPAGYVVKGGIGNQYRALGGSSVFGTPTMNERGGLVNGGVYQRFSKNSTFYWSSPTGAWPVNFNGAIGRKFTANRYENGFGYPSTREITGLTGGGAYQVFRSGGAVNKFLWSPATGAQPVRETSGIGAAWKRAGYERGYGYPSTPEIGGLVNGGSYQLFRRGNDVHKILWSSASGAHAVKENSAIGREWKAAGSERGYGYPTTGEYRYGTEVRQKFSKNFTVHYSTTTKRTWATR; encoded by the coding sequence GTGAAAGCACCCCCCCGACTGACGCTGCCTGCCGCCCTCACGGCGGCGGTGCTGGCCATCACCACACTGACCCCGGTCGCGGCCCTGGAAGAGGCCGCCACCACCCGATCGACCACCCTCTCCGAGGAGCGGCAGGGCAACCTGGTCTCCAAGGTCGTGGAGTCCGACGGCGAGATCGTCTCCACCCTGGTGGACGCGACCACCGGCGAGGCCGTCCTCCCCGACCCGGCGCGCGCCGGCACGCAGCCGGCCGCGGGCGACCCCCACGGCGGCGCCGTGATGGGCCAGTGGGCCAAGTCCGAGAGCCACTTCGAGCAGATGGCCGCGTCCTCCGCCCGCACCGCGGAGGAGCTCGCCGGCGACACGGACAACGACGGCGCCGCTGCCGGCGCGGCGGACGGCGACACCGCGGAGGAGGCTGTCGCGGGGGTCGCGTCGGCGGAGTCCCTCGGCGCCGCCGCGTCCTGGGCCCCCAGCGGCATCAAAGGCACGGACGTCTCCAACTGGCAGCCGTCCCTGAACTGGTCGAGCCTGTGGAACCAGGGCTCGCGCTTCGCCTACGTCAAGACCTCCGAGGGCGACAGCATCCGCAACAGCCTGTTCCAGCAGCAGTACGCCGGCGCGGGCGCCGTGGGCATGCACCGCGGCGGGTACCACTTCGCGATCCCCACCCGGGACTCCTCGGGCGCGAAGCAGGCGGACTACTTCATCAACAACGGCGGCGGCTGGTCCGCGGACGGCCGGACCCTGCCGGGTCTGCTGGACGTCGAGAACAACCCGTACCCCTCCCTGTACGGCAACCAGTGCTACGGCTTCAGCCAGTCCGAGATGGTCAGCTGGATCCGCGACTTCTCCAACCGGTACAAGGCCCGCACCGGGCGCGTGCCGGCCATCTACACGAACTACTACTGGTGGCAGGACTGCACCGGCAACACCAGTGCGTTCAACGACCACCCCCTGCACATCGCCGCCTACGAGACCACGGCCCCCCGGGTGCCCAGCGCCTGGTCCACCTACGACTTCTGGCAGTACACCGACGCCGGGTTCACCGAGCGGATCGACGCCAACGTCTTCCGCGGCAGCACCGCGCAGCTCCAGGACCTGGTGCGCAACCGCTACTACAAGCCGATGGGCGGCCGGGCACCGGCCGGCACCCCGACCGGGACCCCCACCCAGGTGTCCCCCGCCGGATACGTGGTCAAGGGCGGCATCGGCAACCAGTACCGGGCCCTCGGCGGATCCTCCGTCTTCGGCACCCCGACCATGAACGAGCGCGGCGGCCTGGTCAACGGCGGCGTGTACCAGCGGTTCTCCAAGAACTCCACCTTCTACTGGAGCTCCCCCACCGGGGCGTGGCCCGTGAACTTCAACGGCGCCATCGGCCGGAAGTTCACGGCCAACCGCTACGAGAACGGCTTCGGCTACCCGTCCACCCGCGAGATCACGGGCCTCACCGGCGGCGGCGCCTACCAGGTGTTCCGCAGCGGCGGCGCCGTGAACAAGTTCCTGTGGAGCCCGGCCACCGGCGCCCAGCCCGTCCGGGAGACCAGCGGGATCGGCGCGGCGTGGAAGCGAGCCGGCTACGAGCGCGGCTACGGCTACCCCTCCACCCCCGAGATCGGCGGCCTGGTCAACGGCGGCTCCTACCAGCTGTTCCGGCGCGGCAACGACGTCCACAAGATCCTCTGGAGCTCCGCCTCCGGCGCCCACGCCGTGAAGGAGAACAGCGCGATCGGCCGGGAGTGGAAGGCCGCCGGCTCCGAGCGCGGCTACGGCTACCCGACCACCGGCGAGTACCGCTACGGCACCGAGGTCCGCCAGAAGTTCTCCAAGAACTTCACCGTGCACTACTCCACCACCACGAAGAGGACCTGGGCCACCCGATGA